ATAGTATCAATAGATATATTTGAAGATTCAATGTTCCATACGTCATTTGAAGGATTTGGTGATACTTTCAAATCGTTGATTGAAAAATCATCCGCGCCAAGTACTGTGCCTTTATGGAAATAAAAATTTGTAAGATAAGTAGGTCCAAAAGCAGCACCCTGAGCAACTATTTGAATTTGTTGTATATTATTTTTTGCTAAAGTAGGGTTAGAAAAACTAGCCAAATCTATGTCTACAGTGTTCCAAGTTTCAACACCTGGAGTGTTTACATCTATTGTGGCTTCTAAATTATGCTGAAAAGCTCCTGAAACAGGATCAAATTGTTGAAGTATAATCCTAATAACAGAGTCCGCCGCACCGGCGTCTAAAACCCACGAGTCTAAATGTACAGTGGTAAAGTTAGTTAAATCTAAACCTGTATCTGTACCAAAAAAATATTGATACTGAGCACCATCACCTGGAGATGGTGTTGTCAATTCTCTTGCGTCATCCGTTGTGACTGCGGTGTAATTTACAAACGTCGCACCCCCAAATTGCTGCACACCAGAAGGTGGTACATCTAAGTAAGCAGGACCAAATACCGATAAAACATCTAATAATGGTCTAGCAGGAGCAGCAACTATTGTAGTTGGTGGTTGAGGACATACATTTGGACAAGTACCTCCACAATCTACACCCGTTTCTGTACCATTCTGTATTCCATCTGTACACGTAGCAGCAGGGTCAGCAACAACAGTTATATCATCAAACCAGTATGTGCCAAGAGCAGTATTACCAACACCAGAATCAGCAAAAATAACAATAGTTGCAAAAGTCCCAAGTCCAGCAGGGAAATTAACAAGTACTGTTTGCTCGTCAGGCCCAACGGTATTGAAATATAATTCTGCAACTACAGGTCCACCAACTCCTCCTTCAAATTTCAGTAAGTGAGTTCTTTCCTCAGCTGCACCAAGGGCGTCTTGTGGATCCACTGTTAATGATATTGTATTGTTTGAAGCATCTGACAAATCTACTGCCACAGCTAGAGCTAGGAAAGTTCCGTCAAAATCGGCTCCATTACTTACGAGTTGAAACACGTTGTTAGTTCCAGAACCATCGTCAATAACTGAAGAAGCTGCACCGTTAAAGACACCCCATGCATTATCAGCTGCATCTTCAAAGTCTAATGGAAACTCTTGGGAAAAACTAATCGATGTGATCAGTAATGAGAGAATAAATGTAATTTTTTTCATAGTTTAGAATTTAAGTTATTACTAAGTTGTAAAGTTATTGATTTTTTTTTATTAAATAAGTTGTATTGCACCACAACACTACCTATACAATTCTCAATATTATGTTAATATTTTATCAATTATCGAAATTACAAGCATTTAAAATTTCAAATTCTCGTTTTTATCCCATAATCCCCAAAATGCACCTACGTCTCCTTCATCACCAGTTTTCCAAGATTCGTCAAAAGATGAGAAGTAGAAAATTGGTATATCATTTTCTTCTGTCCAGCGAATAGTGTCTATAAAATATTTCATCGCGGCTTCCTCTCCAGCAAAAGCGCCTTTAAGATTTCCGCCTTGACTTGGCCATCCAGTTTCTGTAATTATTATAGGTTTTCCTTGAGCAGCATCTACAACTTGACCATACATAGCTTGCATATGACCCAAAGCATACTCAATAGGGCATCCTTCCCAATATGGATATAAGTTAGCTAATATTACATCAGAATGTTCAACTAATTCTGGATGTCTAGAAAACTCGTAATAGGCATCTACATATCCAACAGGAATATCTAATCCTGAGAGTGCTTCTTTTACTCTTTTTATATAACCTAGTAATTCTTCTAATGATAAATCATCGCGGTATAACACTTCGTTTCCGACTGCAGCTACATCTACATGTCCTGCTTTTGCTAAAGCTATTAAACCTTCAATTTCCTTTTCATTATCTTCTTTATCGTCACTTAACCAAGCACCAACAAGAGTCTTTAAGCCATGCTTTTTTGCAACCACAGGAATGTGCTCATTACCTTCAATACAAGAAAAAGAGCGAATTCCTTTTACAAAAGGCTTTAATATTTTTACACGACGCTCGACTTGACCAATACTTATTTCGTCACCTGGTACTTGACCATCTTCGTACATACTAAAACAAATACCATGCATTCCATGTTCTATGGCCTTTCGCCACATTACCTTTAATTCTTCAATGGAATATTTTGAAGCATCAATACCCTGAGTATTAATTTGACTGTAATTTGATTTATAATAGGATTCTTCTCTGTATGACATTTTGTTATTTATATTTTTAGCTTTATAACTCGCCTCTTCGTTCTACTAATATTTCTTTGATTTCTTTTGCTCGCTTTTCATTCAAGCTATACTTCCACATAACCAGCATTGCTAAACCAGCGGTAACTGCAGGTACTACAATATCAGCAATTCTAAGAGAAGTCATAGTTTCCATTGCTTGTTCGGTTATATTTTGATCAAAACCAACAATTTTAAGTATAACACCACTCAATATGATTGCTATGGCTTGACCTAATTTTACCATCCACCAGTAGATTGCACCGAAAGTACCTTCTTTACGAGGCATACCGTTCTCTAATTCATCTAAATCACAGACATCAGCTGTCATACTCATCATAAGGGTAAATAAGCCTCCCATACCAAAAGCAAAAAATGGAATAGGTAAAAAGATTAACCAAGGAATTCCATTACTAGTATCTATACTAAACCACGACATACCTGCACTTTCTAAATATGGGTTTAAAAACTCAAATAAAGAGGCTACTCCACTAGTCATAGATTGACCAATATCAGTTTGATTGAAACTTTCGTTAAGTTCTATATCAAAGCCCCACCATTTTAATACATAACCAATAATAGATAAAGCTGTAGAGATTAAGAATGCTTTTCTTTTACCCCATTTTGTTGCCATTTTAGAAATAATAGGAATAACAATAAATGCAGTAATAATTGCATTTAATGTATTAAACCAAGCTGGCCAAGTACCTGCCTGTTCCCAACTACCACTATTCATATAAAAAACAATAATAAAAACTGAAAAAGCTGCCACTAACTGAAAACCATTAAAGACCAAAAAGGTCGCTCCACATAATTTCATGAACGGCTTATTCTTTGATACTTGTTTTATACCTCTAAATAACTCTTTCATATTAGAAGAAAGCGTTTTAAAATTTATCACCTGTCGATTTTCCATATTTGCCGAATCTATACCTCTACAGAAAAAAGCCGGTAAAACTCCAAATACTATACAGACTACACCAACAATAACAGCCATGGTTCTGACTCCTTCAGCTGGGTTGTCAAATGTATTAACATCAGGGATAATTACATATAACCAAGGCACAATCATCCAAGCAATTTGCCCCATACTATTTGCTAAACTCATCAATCTAGTTCTTTCATTGTAGTCAGATGTCATCTCATATCCTAAACCTACAAGCGGTGTAGCAAACATGGTGTTACCTACCAAGAATAAAATCTGGAGAATCATTACATACCAGAAGTTGAATGTCTGTGATGCATTTTCGTCTAGCTGCCACATTAAGATAAAAAGTATCCCACTGATTATAGCACCAGCAAATATATAGGGTCTTCGTCTTCCATATCGTGAGTTAGTATTATCAGATATGAACCCCATTACTGGATCAGTCAAAGCATCAAATATTCTAGGTAAACCACCTAAAAGACCTGCCCAAACAGGATCCATACCAAAGGCAGTTAAAATAAAAACTTGAAGATAGACACCAAGTACACCTGGTAAAAGGTTAAGTACAAAATGTCCTGCACCAAAAGCTGCTTTTTGACCAAAAGGAACCTTATTCCTCGAAACTTTTTCAATAGTTGGCATATTAATCTAGATTATTTAGTTAATAATTATAGTTTGTAATGCTTGCGCATTTATGTGAATATCAATAGATTTTTCGTTTAAAGAAAGATTAAAATTTTGTTCAGTTTCGCCTTCATTAAAAACAACAACTGCAATTGTACCGTCAGGATTTTGGGCCGCAGTAATTTGAAGGTCTTTATTACCATTTTCAACACCTAAGACCTCAGCACCAGGGCGAATATATTTACTAAAATGTGCCATAACATAATACAGTGGCGTGAAATAAATCTCGTCGGCATCTGGATCTACAATCACTGGTGCTGCACACCAATTTTTGAACCAGTTTGGTCCACCTTGGCGATCTAAAACCATATTCCAGTCGACCCAACCGTCTACCCAATTATTCATACAACCAATAATATCTCTGGCGTATCTATTTACAGGAGCATATTTAGGGTGTAAATATTTTTCTTCTTCAGAGGCCCAATCCCAACCCCAATCTGTTGCTTCTTTGCTCCAATACCAATTATCATCTTTCCAAGCAGGTACTTCAGAATCTACACAACCTTCAGTTTCAATAAGAAATTTATTTGGTGCTTTGTTATGAGCATATTGTAATTCTTCAGGGAAAACTTCGTATGTACTTTCGTACCAATGAATTGCTGTTCCGTCAAAATACTTTGATGTTTCTTCATCCTTATACATAGAATCAACCCACTCTTTTAATCCAGCTCGGTTTTGATCATAACCTAAAATAATTTTATCGCCATGTCCATCAGATTCTAACTTTGGCCCTAGGTGATTCATAACAAAATTGGTCATCTCATCAGGTGTATAGTGCATACTTTCCCAATTATTACCGTTGCCATGTGGTTCATTTTCTACAGTGAGGCCCCAAATATCAATACCTTGCTCCTTATAGGCATCTATATACTTAGAAAAGAAAAGTGCCCAAGTGTTGTAGTATTTAGGTAGTAGTTTACCTCCAACCCATTCATTATTATCTTTCATCCATGGCGCAGCTGTCCAAGGTGACGCAAAAATTTTAAATCCATCTTCAGAAGTTTGCATAGCATCTTTAATCATAGGAATCAAATCGTCCATATCATCTTTTATGGTAAAATGCTCTAAGTTGACGTCATCTACTACTGGAGAGTATGAATACTGAGATAGTGAAAAATCACAGGAATTCATATGTGTTCTGGTTAACGAATAATTGGCACCTTCTCTACCGAAATATGCATTTATAATTGTATCTCTATTCTTTTTACTAAGTCTATTAAGTAAATAAGCTGATGACTCGGTAAAAGCACCACCAAATCCCGTTATCTTCTGTAATCTTTTAGTTGTATCAATACTTACAGTATCTATGTCCTTATTTGTAGTTTCTTTGAAATCAGTAATCTCAGTTAGTTGATTACCGCTTTTTGAAGTTTCATAAATATTTACCTTCAATTCATTATTATTACTTTCACAACTCATTATTAATACTAAAAAACAAATGCTATAATACGTTACTGATTTCATCTTAAATAGTTTTTATTAATGCGTAGCCATAACCTCATCTTTTGATGGAGGCACTAGAACATCTTTCATTAAATCTACTTTATTGCCATTGTAGGTTTTTCTAATCGTATTCCCGTCTCGAGTTAAACCATCAAAAACACCTTCATCAACTAAATCCCAAATAGGGTATTTAGCTTTTCCATCAATAGTGAATAATCCAAAATGATTTTCTGACCCATTAGGATGCGCAGCGTCTTTCCATTGCTCATTAAAAGCTTCAAAATAAAAACAAGATATACCAGCTCTATTTGTCCATGCTCTCATTTGCTGATGAAATAAGCCTTGCTTATACTCATCTGTTGCTCTAGACCCATTATTACCATATTGTCCACTAGAAACTGAAGCCCAACCTGTTTCTCCGATATGAATAGGTTTTTTAACACCTAGACTCTTCATGTAATTCGTTACACTATCGTATTGTTTTTGAGAAAATTTAATCGCTCGCTCCATAGCCATCTCAATCTTGGTAGTATCTGGCATACCTTTATGAGCATTTGGAACATGCCAAAACTCAGGATTATAATGTGTATTATGATATGGATAAGTATGCATTGAAATGTAATCGACCGCCTTAACTAAATCCTCTAAAGCTTTTACATGGTATTTATCTTCTCCGCCACCCCAAGATGCAAAATCATCCGAACTGGTGATCCACAATTCTTTGGAAAGTTTACCTTCTGTTTTTAAATCCTGTAAATGATTTACCCATTTTAGGATTACATCAGGCTGGACATAGTAACTTGTTGCCCATTTTACCATGGCTTCATTACCAACTGCGATAACTTTTACAATCTCTGGATATTGATTAGCTAAATCAACTGCTCTAGCTATTTCACTGGCATTGTTTGGACTCTCTACATCATGATTTGGCACTTTATCTGTCCAAGCGTTTAAGCAATCAATCCATGCTCCTAACATCACATACATTTCAAAATTTTCGTCCTCGTTCTTTAACTCTGTAATAGCCTTTAAGATGTTTGAAGCGTGAGGTAGTTTTGATTGTACATTATAAGTTCGTATAACTTTAATACCCATGGCAGAGAGAATCTTCATATCCTCTTTTAATTGAGGAATAGTTGGTTGACTATCTCTAGATTTTTTTCTATAACCTCCGTAAGAAATAGCCTGATAATCTGGATTTCCTAGTATGTCTTTTGCTGTCACTTGCTTCTGTGTCTGCATTATTGTTTCTTTTTTCTTTTGATTACAGGCCATGACGAATATTGAAAATAGTATACAAATTGCTATGTTATAATTCGTCTTCATAAAAATTATTTTAATATTGCTGAATTGATATGCACATCTATTCTACGAATAGCTCCTGTTCTAGAAAATAATGAATCACTGAGTTTTACATCCAACTGTAATCCTTCAAAAGTACTTTTTGACTCATCAGTCATAGTAACTTCGATGCTGTTATTCGTTGAAATATGATAGACAACAGGTACTTGACAATAAGTGAAAGCTAGGCTGCCTTTAACTAACTTCAAATCTGTAAATTCCCCATCAATGTTGACATATTTGGTTTCTTTATCTGCTTGTAAAAATTCTTCTTTTCGTAAGAGACAAGGATTAAAAGTTAACCTACCTTCTTCAACAAAAACTCCTAGTTCTCCGAAACGACTTAAAATGTCTTCCTTTACCTGACCGGTCATTCCTGGTTGTTGTGCTCCTTTTCCGCCAGGTGTATGAGAATAAGGATCTGTTGGAAAAGCACCATATAACTCAGGCGATTTGTGAACTCCGATTCCCTCGTTAATCTCGTAAAAGTGCTCTAATAATTGTCCTATGACTACTTCATTTTCTGCTGCATTAACAGCATCTACACAGCATTCCTGAACAGCTAATAACAACTTAGACACCATATGCCAATATATAGAACCTAAACCTTCATAACCGTAAAATGTTCCTGATCGTCCAGTAAATGCTTTATGGTTAAAAACATCTTCAAAAGTCTGCAATACTTTCGGTGTATCTGACTCTAAATACTCACTATACTTGGTTTCAGAAAGTTTTTCTAATGCATCCGATAAATCACCTGCATTTTTGAAATTTCCATTAAAATGATATTCTCCATTAACATCTTGCTCTACTATTTGAGCATTTTTATCTTGTAATAACTCTTGTAATAACCTTGAAGATTGTATAGCTTCTTCGGGAATTGTATTTCTATCTAAAAACCCTTTTAGCTCTTTATTTGGATAAAGCAAATAACTATACTGATCTTGTCTAAAAAGTTTACTCTGTTTAAGCGCATTTAAAACATCAAGTGTCTCATTAGCATTTAAATACCCTGAACTTAAAACAGCAACCTGACCTTCTAACATCTCACTTAAATAAGAAATAGAAACAGAATTATCTTCATTTACTGTCATTAAATTATAAGCATGATATAGATTATCCGAACGCTTATTAGCTCTTATAGAATGCTCTAAATAAGATTTACTAATCGTAACAAAATCCTTTAGTCTATCTATTGAAAGTGTTGTTTTTCTTCCTGAGAATGCATTATTGTATATATTATCTCTAAACTGACTACCTGCTTTACCTAAACTATCTAAAATTAGCTTTTTGTCAGAATCGTTAATTGCATCTCCTAATAATGATTTGTGATTTTCAAAAGTATTTAATACGCCATTGAAAAAATCAAATATTTCGTTAGAAACTTGTACATCTTTAATATTTGTAGTAGCAAGTAGTTCTTCAAAGAAATTAAAGAATCTTCTTAAGTAATAAAGTGTAACCATAGAGACACCATTACCTACCAATGCATTATTAGCATCATTCCATTCTGGTCGCTGGGTATTCATCCATATACCACCTTCAGGTATGAAGTTTGATAATTTAGCTAATGATGTTGCTAATATTTTCTCGACAAAATTAGCTTTAATAATAAATCTGTTTTCGTCTCTAAGTAAAGCACCGTCTGCACCAAGTTGCTGACGTTCTTCATTAATCTTATGGTCTAATGCTTCATCAAAAACAATAGTATCTTTAGGGTCTTTAAGTAAATCTTTGTAAGACTTTATTTTGTATGGCACATTAGCATAGACAAATAAGTCTTTGGAAAAGAAACCTTCTAATTTACCTGGCTGATGATTATTTATAAATTCTAAAAACTTAAGTAGATATATAATTTGGTGATCGCCCCAATAACCAATATATGACCAAGGGTCATCTGGTTCGATAGTTTCCCAATCAAAACCACCTTTTGTTACTCTGTAAGGATTGTAACCGTCGAATGTCGTAGCATTTAGGAATTTATGAATCATACTCTCTATAAACTGAGGATAAGAATGCGCTAAAGCTTCCCAGTTTTGAAATATGTCTCTCCAATTACCTTCGTAATCTAATATTTTTGACCCATCAATTTCGCTTCTTGTATTAATAGAAAATTTGTTCCATGGTCTACTTGGGTCGCCGTGACGACGACTAAACTTTAGTGGCATATATTCAAGACATAGGCGTCTAAAATTTTTGTCTTCACTATTGTAAGCTATGGTTTGTATATCAGCTAAAGAAAATACTTCAGGCAGATTTTCTAGAACTGACTCGGATGTCCTTGCAACTTTCTTATTTGCATTACTTAGATAGTTTTTAAAATCCCATTTTTCTATTTGATAACCATTATCAAAAATACCTCCACGCATTATATTAAATAGTGTATTAGCAAAATGGCGGGTATCTCTTAAACTATCTGCAGAAACTTGAATACCGTCTGAGGCAGCATTCAATTTTACAAGTCGCTTGGTTCCTTCGCTAATGTTTTGGTTGACTTTATCAATTAAAGAATTATCTTCTTTTATCTGTTTTGCTAAATAAGCAATATCTGAATGGTTTTTATTAACATCAGCAACTATCATCCATTGCTTTGAAGTTTGCGCCGATAGTTCTATTTCAGTTGAAACAAAATATGCTCCTTTTTCAGCTTTTATATCTAGTTCTTGAGAAATAGACTTACGCGACCTGAAATTATCTAATTGTAATGACGACAACAAATATGTTGGATTCTCAAAGCCCAAAGACCAAACTACATTGGCCTTTAATGCTTCACTAGCCTCTGCTTTATCTACAAGAATTGCACTAAGTGCAAAAATTCCCATCCCGGTAGGCTCATGTAATTCATTACGCTTGTATGCATCGACCAAATTACTTGCAGAATTTTGTATATCACTGCCAATACTTGCAGGAACAATATTCTGAATCCCGTCAAGTAATGTAACCTTTACAGGAGTTTCTGATGTATTAATTAATTTAGATTTTTTTATAAATCCAAATTGATTTGAAGAACTCCATTGATATCTAAAAGTTAAACCTAAGTCATGATTAATTTCCTCAAAAATCACCTTATTACCATATCGGCTTTTGTAAAGATTTTGGGTTGTATTATACTTGCCTAGTGACCGTATGGCTAATGGCTCCCACATGTATACTTGACCATCTTTTGTGATTTTAAAAACAGATTTATTACCTGTAATATCTGCAGATTCTGTTATTTTATCGTCTGTATAATATGGGAATAAAGCAAATTCAGAATTTTTTCGTCCCGCGGTTAGACCTCCATTACTAGATATAAACATCCAGTGGTTAGAGTCGCTAACGATACTCATAAAAAACGGACGCATCTTGTCGCTGTTAGAGATTTTGAAATAATTTTCATTATCTATAACAATTGTTTTAAGTTCTATATTATTGGTAAAATTCAAGGTTTGCTCTTTTTCTGCTAAAACAGTGTTAGTCATTATACGATTAATGTTAAGTAACATTATTTTATAACAAAAGGCTAACTCTTAGAATAGTAATAGTTAGCCTTTCTATTTATGTATTTAATTTATTCTAAACGGATATTATCGAAGTAAAACACTTTATCTGTTGTTGTAACTTCTGTATCAGTACCGTCAGGGTTATCTGGCTTAATTACCAATTGATTTACACCTGTATTACTTGGCGGTATTCCAGTAAAAGTAATCTCAACTTCAGTCCATGTATTTGCGTTAGTAATTGTTGCAAACTGAGGGCCAGGATTACCAGAGTTAGGATCTTGTGGATCACTATTAATTTCAAAACGCATAACCACATTTGCTTCATTAGTATATACTAAGAATTTGAATGTTCCTGTACCATCAAAATTACTTGGAAATGCATTTTGAATTCCGCCCCAACGATTTATCCCTGCAGATTTATCTACTCGTAATACAAAATCAGACGTATTTAAACCTGAGGCATCTGGGTTATCTGTTAGGCTAGTTGCCATTCCTGCTCCTGTGCTAGAAAACGTACTTGTAAATGACTCACAATCTTCAAAAGTCACTGGGAAAGCTGTTGCTGGAACTGCACCAGTAGTACAACCACCACCAGTTCCGCCACCGCCACCTCCAGGTGTACCGTAAACCATTAAGTCATCAAAATAATATGTACTACCATCTGCAACATTAAAGTTGAAGAAAATCACAAGCTTATTAAATTGTGGTGTTGCAGTTGGAGCAAAATCATAAGTTAATTCTGTCCATGTATTTGCAGCACCTGTTGTTTGCAAAATTTCAACAAAATTTCCAGCATTACCTATTTCTTCTAGTTTTAATAAAACTGGTGTGTTAGCTACTGGCGACCAAACTTTCATTTTCATACCTTCTGAAGTATTGAAGTCTAGCTTATCCGTTAAATCAATTTGTACATTGTCAAATGGAGAAGCATTGAATCTTATAACCTCTGCAACTCTACATGAGCTATTTACAGAACCTGCAAAATCAGGATTATCGATATAAGACACACCAGTATTGTCTCC
This DNA window, taken from Winogradskyella sp. PC-19, encodes the following:
- a CDS encoding glycosyl hydrolase family 17 protein, whose product is MKTNYNIAICILFSIFVMACNQKKKETIMQTQKQVTAKDILGNPDYQAISYGGYRKKSRDSQPTIPQLKEDMKILSAMGIKVIRTYNVQSKLPHASNILKAITELKNEDENFEMYVMLGAWIDCLNAWTDKVPNHDVESPNNASEIARAVDLANQYPEIVKVIAVGNEAMVKWATSYYVQPDVILKWVNHLQDLKTEGKLSKELWITSSDDFASWGGGEDKYHVKALEDLVKAVDYISMHTYPYHNTHYNPEFWHVPNAHKGMPDTTKIEMAMERAIKFSQKQYDSVTNYMKSLGVKKPIHIGETGWASVSSGQYGNNGSRATDEYKQGLFHQQMRAWTNRAGISCFYFEAFNEQWKDAAHPNGSENHFGLFTIDGKAKYPIWDLVDEGVFDGLTRDGNTIRKTYNGNKVDLMKDVLVPPSKDEVMATH
- a CDS encoding glycosyl hydrolase family 17 protein, producing the protein MSYREESYYKSNYSQINTQGIDASKYSIEELKVMWRKAIEHGMHGICFSMYEDGQVPGDEISIGQVERRVKILKPFVKGIRSFSCIEGNEHIPVVAKKHGLKTLVGAWLSDDKEDNEKEIEGLIALAKAGHVDVAAVGNEVLYRDDLSLEELLGYIKRVKEALSGLDIPVGYVDAYYEFSRHPELVEHSDVILANLYPYWEGCPIEYALGHMQAMYGQVVDAAQGKPIIITETGWPSQGGNLKGAFAGEEAAMKYFIDTIRWTEENDIPIFYFSSFDESWKTGDEGDVGAFWGLWDKNENLKF
- a CDS encoding T9SS type A sorting domain-containing protein encodes the protein MKKITFILSLLITSISFSQEFPLDFEDAADNAWGVFNGAASSVIDDGSGTNNVFQLVSNGADFDGTFLALAVAVDLSDASNNTISLTVDPQDALGAAEERTHLLKFEGGVGGPVVAELYFNTVGPDEQTVLVNFPAGLGTFATIVIFADSGVGNTALGTYWFDDITVVADPAATCTDGIQNGTETGVDCGGTCPNVCPQPPTTIVAAPARPLLDVLSVFGPAYLDVPPSGVQQFGGATFVNYTAVTTDDARELTTPSPGDGAQYQYFFGTDTGLDLTNFTTVHLDSWVLDAGAADSVIRIILQQFDPVSGAFQHNLEATIDVNTPGVETWNTVDIDLASFSNPTLAKNNIQQIQIVAQGAAFGPTYLTNFYFHKGTVLGADDFSINDLKVSPNPSNDVWNIESSNISIDTIEIYDLLGKRVLNLSPNSQQVTIDASNLGTGIYLAKLYSNGATKTIKLVKN
- a CDS encoding MFS transporter; its protein translation is MPTIEKVSRNKVPFGQKAAFGAGHFVLNLLPGVLGVYLQVFILTAFGMDPVWAGLLGGLPRIFDALTDPVMGFISDNTNSRYGRRRPYIFAGAIISGILFILMWQLDENASQTFNFWYVMILQILFLVGNTMFATPLVGLGYEMTSDYNERTRLMSLANSMGQIAWMIVPWLYVIIPDVNTFDNPAEGVRTMAVIVGVVCIVFGVLPAFFCRGIDSANMENRQVINFKTLSSNMKELFRGIKQVSKNKPFMKLCGATFLVFNGFQLVAAFSVFIIVFYMNSGSWEQAGTWPAWFNTLNAIITAFIVIPIISKMATKWGKRKAFLISTALSIIGYVLKWWGFDIELNESFNQTDIGQSMTSGVASLFEFLNPYLESAGMSWFSIDTSNGIPWLIFLPIPFFAFGMGGLFTLMMSMTADVCDLDELENGMPRKEGTFGAIYWWMVKLGQAIAIILSGVILKIVGFDQNITEQAMETMTSLRIADIVVPAVTAGLAMLVMWKYSLNEKRAKEIKEILVERRGEL
- a CDS encoding glycoside hydrolase family 30 protein, which produces MKSVTYYSICFLVLIMSCESNNNELKVNIYETSKSGNQLTEITDFKETTNKDIDTVSIDTTKRLQKITGFGGAFTESSAYLLNRLSKKNRDTIINAYFGREGANYSLTRTHMNSCDFSLSQYSYSPVVDDVNLEHFTIKDDMDDLIPMIKDAMQTSEDGFKIFASPWTAAPWMKDNNEWVGGKLLPKYYNTWALFFSKYIDAYKEQGIDIWGLTVENEPHGNGNNWESMHYTPDEMTNFVMNHLGPKLESDGHGDKIILGYDQNRAGLKEWVDSMYKDEETSKYFDGTAIHWYESTYEVFPEELQYAHNKAPNKFLIETEGCVDSEVPAWKDDNWYWSKEATDWGWDWASEEEKYLHPKYAPVNRYARDIIGCMNNWVDGWVDWNMVLDRQGGPNWFKNWCAAPVIVDPDADEIYFTPLYYVMAHFSKYIRPGAEVLGVENGNKDLQITAAQNPDGTIAVVVFNEGETEQNFNLSLNEKSIDIHINAQALQTIIIN